The Lysinibacillus irui sequence AATAAGTTAGCGCCAACATTATATTTCATGCCTTCACAAAGTAAAGATATTGAAGGAGCTGCCGAAAAAATTGCGCAAGTTTTAGAAGTAGATAAAGAGAAGTTATTAGAAAAAATGCAGAAAAAAGCGTACTTAGTGAAGTTAGCGCCTGAAGGTAAAAATATACCATATGAAAAAGCGGTAGAATTACAGGGGATGCAGATAGAAGGATTGTATAGTGGTGTTGACTATTCTAGGGATTATCCTTATGGTACACTATTATCTCGATTTTTAGGCTTTACTGGCTATGATGCACAAGGCTTAGCAGGAATTGAATATGAATATGATAAGTTTTTGCAGGCAAATTCTTCTGCTATCCGTCTATTTACAGATGCAAAAGGGAATAATTTACCGAATGTTTCAAGTGCCTGGAAAGCAGGCGAGGATGGCGCAACGATTGAGTTAACAATTGATGTCGATGTCCAACAGGTCGTTGAGCGTGAATTGTCACAAGCTATGAAGCGCTATGAAGCTGACCAAGCATTAGCTATTGCTATGAATCCAAATAATGGTGAAATTTTGGCATTAGCCTCCTATCCAACTTTTCATCCAGCCGAATATCAATTAGTAGAGCCAGCCATTTATAATCGGAATTTACCTGTATGGATGACATACGAACCAGGTTCAACGTTTAAAATTATTACCCTTAGTGCTGCATTGGAAGAAAATCTAGTTGATTTAGAGAATGAAACTTTTTATGATCCAGGTTATACGATGGTGGCTGGAGCAAGGCTTCGATGCTGGAAACGTGAAGGGCATGGGCATGAAACGTTTTTAGAGGTCGTTGAAAACTCCTGTAACCCCGGCTTTATAGAATTAGGACAGCGCCTAGGTAATGAGCGGTTGTTGCAGTATATTAAAGATTTTGGCTTTGGTCAAAAGACAGGTTCTAATATTGCAGGTGAAGCATCAGGTATTTTATTTTCGAAGGAAGCCTTTGGACCTGTTGAGCAAGCCACAACCTCATTTGGCCAAGGGGTAGCCGTAACACCTATCCAACAGGTTCAAGCGGTAGCCGCGGCGATAAATGGAGGCAAGCTCTTTACGCCATATGTTGTAAAGAAGGTATTTAATCCGAATTCAGGGGAAGTTATTCAAGAGACGGAACCAGTTGTAAAAAAACAAGTAATCCGTGAGGAAACCTCTGCCAAAGTTCGAGGTGCTTTAGAATCGGTAGTCGCGAACGGCTCAGGTCGACAAGCCTTTCGAGATGGATTACGAATTGGCGGTAAAACAGGAACGGCACAAAAGGTTGAAAACGGCCGTTATAAAAGTGGAGAATATATCGTATCTTTTATTGGTTTTGCACCAGCGGACAATCCGCAAATTGTTGTCTATGTGGCTGTTGATAATCCGAAAAAGACGACACAGTTTGGTGGGGTTGTAGCAGCACCTATTGTTGGGCAAATTATTGAGGATGTTGCACCATTTGTAGGTATTGAAAAATCGAAGGAACAGCTTGAAAAAGATTATCGTTATGGTGATCCAATTACTGTGAAGGTACCGAATTTTATCGGTCAAACAAAGGATGATATTGCCAAGCAATTTTATCCATTCCGTATAGAATGGCATGGCGAAGGGACTAAAATTGGTAACCAATTACCTGAGGTGGATAGTGTTATCAAACAAGACGGTACCATCCATTTATATTTGGAGAACTAATATAACTTTACCTTTAAAAAATGGGAAAGAACCACTATTATTATGAAGGGTAGTAATAAATAAATGAAAGTTTATGCTTTTTTCTTAAAGAAGAAAGTGAAACAAGATTTAAAGGAGATTTTTCAATGAAACTCGCAACAACACTTACCATTTTAGCTCTTGCTTTTATAGTAACAGTTATCCTGGCACCAATTAGTATTCCACTTCTTCGTCGTCTCAAGTTTGGGCAAAGTATTCGTGAAGAGGGACCAAAATCACATATGAAAAAAGCTGGTACACCAACAATGGGTGGAATTATTTTCTTGCTTTCTATCCTCCTGACAACTGTTGGTGTAGGTAGCTTTTTAGATTTATTAACAACACAAACCGTAGTACTATTATTAGTCTTAGCAGGGTTTGGCTTAATAGGTTTATTGGATGATGGTTTAAAGGTTGTCTTTAAAAGAAATTTAGGGTTAACCTCTCTACAAAAGTTAATTGGTCAAATTGTCATTGCTATTCTAGCTTATTTCCTACTCCATGTAGGATCGTTTGATACTACGCTTGCCATTCCATTTACAGAGTGGACAATTGATCTTGGTGTATTCTATGTGGCCTTTTTAATATTCTGGTTAGTAGGCTTCTCCAATGCGGTGAATTTAACAGATGGATTAGACGGATTAGTGGCAGGTACTGCTTCAATTGCCTTTGCGGCGTTTGGTGTAATTGCACTATTCCAAAGCCAAGCAGATATCGCTCTCTTTACATTTGCTGTAACAGGTGCTTTATTAGGGTTTTTACTATTTAACGCGAATCCAGCAAAGGTATTTATGGGAGATACAGGGTCATTAGCATTAGGTGGGGCCTTAGCTATGGTATCTGTATTAGTAAAAGAAGAGTTCTTACTTTTGCTTGTCGGCTTAGTGTTTGTAATCGAAACATTATCCGTTATTTTACAGGTAGGTAGCTTCAAACTTCGTAAAAAGCGTATTTTTAAAATGAGTCCTATCCATCATCATTTTGAATTATCAGGTTGGTCAGAATGGAAAGTAGTGCTTGTTTTCTGGTCAACTGCCCTAGCAGTAGCATTGATTGCAGTCTTATCGGAGGCGTTCTAATGAAAAACTATACAGATTTACAACATAAAAAAGTACTTGTGTTAGGTCTAGCAAAAAGTGGTGTGGCCGCTGCTGAAATTTTACATGAGCTTGGCGCCTTTGTAACAGTCAATGATTCCAAACCCTTTGATGAAAGTCCAGATGCACAAGGATTACTACAAAAGGGAATAACAGTGATTTGTGGTCGCCATCCTGAAGATTTACTTGATGAAGGCTTTGAAATAGTAGTCAAAAATCCAGGTATTCCTTATAGCAATCGCATTGTGGCAGATGCTATAAGTCGTGACATTCCTGTTTGGACTGAGATTGAGCTTGCCTATTTAATTAGTGAGGCACCATTCATTGGTATTACAGGCTCAAATGGCAAAACAACGACGACAACTTTAATATTCGACATGTTAAATAACGGCAACAAAAACCCATTGATTGCTGGAAATATCGGGACAGTTGCTTGTGGTGTTGCTAAAGAGGCTAATGAAGATGACATTATTGTAACGGAATTGTCTTCTTTCCAATTGATGGGGACAAAAACATTTAAGCCTAAAGTTGCTATTTTAACGAATCTTTATGATGCACATTTAGATTATCATGGAACATTTGACAAATATGCAGAAGCGAAGTTTGGTGTTACACGAAATCAAGATGATAGTGATTATTTTATTTATAATGCGGATCAGCCGGTTGTCGTTGGATATGCTGCTCAATCAAATGCACAAAAAGTTCCATTCAGCTCAAAAGGACGTACGGCAGACGGCATCAGTGCAGATGAGACAACAATTTATTGGCAAGGTGAACCCTATATGGAGCGAGCAAACATCGCCTTGCCTGGTAAGCATAATTTAGAAAATATACTTGCCGCCGTTGCAGCTTGTATTCTGGTAGGCTGTGATAAAGAGAAGATGGAAGAAGTCTTAGCTACTTTTGGTGGGGTTAGACACCGGACACAATTCGTGCGTGAATGGAATGGTCGAAAGATTTACAATGACTCGAAGGCAACCAATTGTCTAGCAACAAAGAGTGCATTAGATGCTTTCCAAGCACCTATCATTTTACTTGCAGGTGGTTTAGATCGTGGACATTCCTTTGAAGAACTTCGACCTAGTATGAATCATGTAAAAGGTGTTGTTGCATTTGGAGAAACAGGCTTACGATTTGTAGAATTTGCAAAATCGTGTGGTGTTGAACATACAGTCATTGCTCAAAATGTAGAAGACGCTGTACATTATGCAGCTCCGATGTCAGCAGAAGGGGATATTATTTTATTATCTCCAGCTTGTGCAAGTTGGGATCAATATGACAGCTTTGAAATACGCGGAGATGTTTTTATTGATGCTGTAATGAAGCTGTAATGAGCCTGTAACTATTTTAGAATATACTTGACTTGGAAGGATGGCATTACTGAGAGGGAAAGAAAGCTACTTATTGCTCGTCACAACTTTGATGCTATCAATAATCGGCATTATTTTCGTCTATTCTGCAGGTACCTATTGGAGTGCTGTTCATTATAGTGGAAAAATGCCGTTTTATATGAAGCAAAGCGTATACTTTGTGGTAGCCATTGCCGTATTTTTAATCACGATTCGATTAAATATTTTGAGAGAGCAGTCCTTTTGGAAAATGGCCTATATATTTTCGTTAATTTTACTTGTTCTTGTGCTAATCCCAGGAATTGGACTAGTACGAAATGGATCACAGAGCTGGATTGGGATAGGTCCTTTAACTATCCAACCAGCGGAACTAGCGAAAATAACTGTCATTGTGTACTTAAGCCATATACTAGCGCAACATAAAACAGGAACAATGATTGTGAATTGGCGCCACGGGTTCATCTTGCTATTACCTGTCATTCTTATCATGTTACAACCAGATTTTGGGTCTGTTTTTATTCTTGTTGTATCGGTGTTTTTATTATTTTTTGTCGCTGGGTATCCGTTAAAGCTGTACGCTATGATTATGTTAGCTGGAGTTGCTGGATTAGTAGGGCTAATCGCAACAGCACCATATCGTCTAAAGCGAATAGAAGCATTTCTTGATCCATGGGCTGATCCTTTAGTGAGTGGATTCCAAGCAGTGCAATCCTTAATGGCAATAGGGCCAGCGGGGATTTTTGGCCATGGTTTTGGACAAAGCCGTCAAAAGTTTCTGTACTTACCAGAACCTCAAAATGATTTTATTTACGCTATTATTTTAGAAGAAGTCGGATTGATTGGTGGCCTTGTTATTTTAATGCTTTTTGTACTGACAATCTATGCAGGTTATAAATTTGCTGTCCAGGCTAAAAATCGAACATCCTATTACGCCATTATTGGACTTGTTACGATGCTAATGGTGCAAGCGTTTTTGAATATAGCTGTTGTGATTGGTTTAGTACCAGTAACGGGTGTTACTTTGCCTTTTATTAGCTACGGAGGAACATCTTTAGTAACAATGTGGTTAATAATAGGTATTATTTATCAATTAGCGAAATAAATATAAAGGAGGAGTACTTTTTGGAGAAAGTAATCGATATAGAAGATCGCATACCTACGCTAAAAAAGCGACGAAAAAAGCGTACAAATCGGAAATTTATAGTGCTAATATTACTTTTCTTTATTGTGTTAGCAGTACTCCTTTATTTTCAATCTCCATACAGTAACATCAAAAAGATAACCGTCAATGGTGCTAAGCTTGCGAATGAGGAATATTATGTGAAGGCGAGTACACTTACGCCTGGTAAATCAATGTGGGGTTTCAAAGTGGAAGATATTGAGAGGATTTTATTAAAGGATAAGTGGGTAAAAGAAGTACATGTTAAACGTAACTGGCTTCAAGGCGTAACGATTGACCTGAAGGAATGGAAAAAAGTTGCGTATTTAGCTGGGGACGGTACTTATTATCCTTTGCTAGAAAACGGCAAACGCTTTGAACAAACGGGAAATGATACGCCCATTGATGCACCAGTTTTTATCGGTATAACCGGTGAAAAAACAATTAATAAACTTGTTGAGCAACTAGCGCAATTAAAGCCAGAAGTTTTAGCTTTAATTTCCCAAGTTAACACGAATAGTAATGATGCAAATCCGAATGCAGTCAAACTTTATATGAATGATGGCTATGAAGTACGTGCTGTTATTCAAACGCTAGCGGAGAAGCTAAATTATTACCCTTCTATAGTAGCGCAAATTGCCAACTTAGAAAAAGGCGTGATTGATTTAGAGGTCGGTTCCTACTATCGTCCTTTTAACGAAGAGTACAACAAGATAGACATTGATATGGAAGCGAATGCAGATGGGGAATTGGTTAACCAGGAAGTGACGGAAGATGAACAACAAGAAGAATAGCAAAGGGAATTTTTTTACTAGAAAACAATTTGAATTACTAATTGTTTGTGTGACAACAGGATTTATTATCGGCTATTCCTACAACCAGGCAAAAGATAACCGGGAAGCAGGAGCGATTGATTCAGAGCTTTTTGAGCAAGAAGATTCCTATCGCGAGGAGTTAATAACACAACAAGAACGCAATAAAGAACTCACTGAAGAATTAAATACTTTACAAGAACAAATTAGAAAGTATGAAAAATCATTTGCTTCAAACGAAAAGGACTATAAAAAGCTTGTTGAGCAAGCAGAAGATTTACGGTTATTACTTGGCGAGTTAAAAAGTGAAGGGAAGGGAATCCGAATAACCCTTCAAGATGGTGACTATGATCCGAAATCTTTAAATCCAAATGACTATATTGTCCATGAAAGCCATGTTTTTAAGTTGATGAATGAACTGAAAATTTCAGGAGCCCAAGCTATTGCTATCAATGGACAACGTGTTATGGCCAATTCCTATATTCGCTGTAATGGTCCAGTTATAACAATTGATGGTACACAACATCCAGCTCCCTTTGTGATAGAAGCAGTAGGTGATTCAGAAACATTAATGGCCTCTTTAAATTTAAGTGGAGGGGTAGTGGATCAGTTATTAAATGACAATATTGTGGTGTCATTAGAGGAAAATCAAAAGCTTACAATGCCTAAAGTAAAAGTTGAAAGTTAGGGACAAGTCCTATATTCATGTTTAAAGTCTAATTTAGCCTCCAGGTATTTGTCGATTGTAGGTTGTATTGACAATTTAACATTAGTATTCTGAGAGGCATAATACGATACGTCTAGGAGGGGCTATTTTGCAAAGAAATATGTACACCCGAATAACGTTCGTGCTATTTATTATCGGTTTGATGATAGCGGTACAATACAATACCATACAAAAACCAGCAGAGCGAGATACACGAGATATTTGGGCAATAAGAGAGGAATTAGCACTAGAAAAGCAAAGACATTCCGCATTACTGGCAGAAATTCGCTCACTTCATGAAGTAGTGGATCGCTATGAGCAATCTGAAAAAGTAAATCAGCAGGCAGCCTTAAATGAAACATTAAATCGTTTAAAGCTACAAGCTGGATTAACAGAAATTATGGGGCCCGGAGTCAGATTACGTGTAGAGCCGGCACCTGAATTAATTGAAATGGGTTATGAAATTAAAGAAATATCACCTGATTTGTTAACTCAATTATTAAATGCACTTTTTAAAAACGATGCTACTAGTGTCTCAATTGATGGCAATCGTGTTGTACAGACAACAGCCATTCGGGATATAAATGGTAAAACAACAGTGAACAGTATACCCCTGTCTTCACCGTCCTTTAAAATAGAAGTTGGGACAAGCGATTTTAAAGCAGCGCAAAAATTGTATAATTCACTACAAGCCTCAACGTTTATAGACTCGTTTTATTTAGATAATTTTAACTTAGTAATTGAAGATCCAACTGAACAGTTACAAATTCCAGCATTTGATCAGCCGTTGACAAATGATTATTTAACAGAGGTAAAAAAAGGAGATTAATATATGTGGCTACCGTTTTTAGGTTTGATATTTGGACTTGCCCTTGGCTTGTTAACAAATATACAAATCCCCTCTATGTATGAAAATTATCTGTCAATAGCTGTTTTAGCAGCTTTAGATACATTATTTGGTGGTATCCGTGCTCAATTACAGCAAGTTTACGACGATAAAGTCTTTGTATCAGGATTCTTTTTTAATATAGTTCTAGCAGCAGGTTTAGCCTTCATTGGTGTGAATTTGGGGATAGATTTGTATTTAGCAGCCATTTTCGCTTTTGGAGTACGATTATTCCAAAATATTGCAATAATTAGGCGTATTCTACTAACTCGTATAGATGAGAAACGTCACAAACGAAAAAAAACTTCCATAGAATGAGAGAAAAATTGATCAAAATACTCGATTTGCTTAGACATTATGGGAAATTTACAATAGAATGAAAATAAGAGCATTTTTCAAGGAGGTGCAGCGAATTGAATCAGCAAGATTTATACATTTCACTTGATATTGGGTCCTCCTCTATCAAGGTATTAATAGGTGAAATGAGTGACGGACAATTACATGTAATTGGCGTCGGAAATGTAAAATCGAATGGAGTTCGAAAAGGTGCAATTGTTGACATTGACGCAACAGTACAATCTATTCGAAAAGCAGTAGAACAAGCCGAACGAATGACAGGTTATCAAATTCATGAAGTCGTTTTAGGCGTTCCAGCTAACCAGACGATGTTACAGCTAGTTAAAGGTGTTGTCGCTGTAAATAGTGAAAACAGAGAAATTACAGATGATGATTTAGACAGAGTGGTAGAATCTGCACAAGTCATGTCAATACCTCCTGAACGTGAATTAGTTAACATCATTCCAAGACAGTTTATTGTGGACAACCTTGATGAAATTAAAGATCCTCGTGGTATGATTGGCATCCGTCTAGAAATGGATGCAACAATGATAACGACATCCAAAACGCTTCTACACAATGTTCTTCGCTGTGTTGAGCGCGCTGGGTTAAGTATACGAGAAATATATTTACAACCATTAGCATCAGGCTATTTTGCATTAACTGAAGATGAAAAAAACCAAGGAACTGCCTTTATAGACTTAGGAGGCGGATCTACAACAATTGCAGTATTTGAAGAAGGTTTGTTAACCCATACAGGTGTCCTACCTGTCGGTGGTGATCATATAACGAAAGATATTTCAATCGTTTTAAAAACACCAACAGAACAAGCCGAACAAATCAAACACCAGTATGGACATGCCTTTTATGATGATGCATCTGATGACGAACTCTTTGAAGTGCCTATTGTTGGCACAGATTCTACAGATCAGTACAGTCAGCGCTATATATCGGAAATTATTGGCGCTCGTTTAGAAGAATTATTGGAGTTAGTTATTGATGAATTAGCGCGTTTAGGTGTACGAGATTTACCGGGTGGCGTTGTTATAACAGGTGGTGTTGCAAAGCTTGAGGGGATAGCCCAATTGGCACGTCAAATTCTACAAACGCGTGTAAGAATCTATACACCCGATTATATTGGCGTTAGAGAGCCTTCATTTGCGACGGCAGTTGGACTTATACGTTACGCCTATTTAGAAGATGATTTTTACGGTAAAAGTTCGAATACGCAACCTATTGAATATGCAGTTGTAGGGGCTCAGCCAACTATAAGTAAAAAGCAAGAGTATTCTGCACCTTCAGAACCAAAAGAAAGCGTAATCGGGAGAGCAAAAAAATTATTTGATAAGTTTTTTGATTAACTAGAATGCGTAATGAATGATACAGAGTCGAGTTACCGTGGGAGGAAAAAAGAGATGTTAGAATTTGATACAAGTGTTGATGAACTTGCAGTAATAAAGGTCATAGGTGTTGGTGGTGGCGGTAACAACGCTGTCAATCGAATGATAGAACATGGTGTGCAAGGTGTTGACTTTATCGCTGTTAACACGGATGCTCAAGCATTAAATTTATCTAAAGCGGAAGTAAAGCTACAAATTGGTGCTAAGTTAACACGTGGATTAGGCGCAGGTGCAAATCCAGAAGTAGGAAAAAAAGCTGCTGAAGAGAGTAGAGAACAACTAGAAGAGGTTCTACGTGGTGCAGATATGGTATTCGTTACTGCTGGTATGGGTGGTGGAACGGGTACTGGTGCAGCACCAGTCATTGCACAGATCGCACGTGAATTGGGAGCCCTTACAGTCGGGGTTGTAACACGTCCATTTACATTTGAGGGTCGTAAACGCCAAACACAGGCAATCGGTGGTATTGGTGGTATGAAAGAATCTGTGGATACACTGATTGTCATCCCGAACGATAAGCTATTACAAATTGTCGATAAATCAACGCCGATGTTAGAAGCCTTCAGAGAAGCTGATAATGTTCTACGTCAAGGTGTACAAGGTATTTCAGATTTGATTGCCACACCTGGTCTTATTAACTTAGACTTTGCAGACGTGAAAACAATTATGTCTAACAAAGGTTCAGCATTGATGGGGATTGGTATTGCTACAGGCGAAAACAGAGCTTCTGAAGCAGCAAAGAAAGCTATTTCAAGTCCATTGCTTGAATCATCAATCGATGGTGCTAAAGGCGTCCTAATGAACATCACTGGTGGTTCAAATCTTAGCTTATTTGAAGTGCAAGAGGCAGCAGATATCGTAGCCTCTGCGTCAGATGAAGAAGTAAACATGATTTTCGGTTCAGTTATTAATGAAAACCTTAAAGATGAAATTATTGTTACAGTCATTGCTACTGGCTTCTCAGAGGAAGCTTTACAGCAACAACGTAATACAACGAAGCCGTCACTTAACATAAACAGACAATCTGCTCCACAGCAACAAGCACCAATTCGTGAACAACGACAAGAAATGCATGTTCAACAAGAGCAGCCACGTCAAAATCAGCAACATTATGCACAGGA is a genomic window containing:
- a CDS encoding stage V sporulation protein D, with product MKWISIHSKKRLRVLYVLFMCVAVAIVIRLFFLQVLDQKELTTKAEENWDREIPFANERGHITDRDGESIVTNKLAPTLYFMPSQSKDIEGAAEKIAQVLEVDKEKLLEKMQKKAYLVKLAPEGKNIPYEKAVELQGMQIEGLYSGVDYSRDYPYGTLLSRFLGFTGYDAQGLAGIEYEYDKFLQANSSAIRLFTDAKGNNLPNVSSAWKAGEDGATIELTIDVDVQQVVERELSQAMKRYEADQALAIAMNPNNGEILALASYPTFHPAEYQLVEPAIYNRNLPVWMTYEPGSTFKIITLSAALEENLVDLENETFYDPGYTMVAGARLRCWKREGHGHETFLEVVENSCNPGFIELGQRLGNERLLQYIKDFGFGQKTGSNIAGEASGILFSKEAFGPVEQATTSFGQGVAVTPIQQVQAVAAAINGGKLFTPYVVKKVFNPNSGEVIQETEPVVKKQVIREETSAKVRGALESVVANGSGRQAFRDGLRIGGKTGTAQKVENGRYKSGEYIVSFIGFAPADNPQIVVYVAVDNPKKTTQFGGVVAAPIVGQIIEDVAPFVGIEKSKEQLEKDYRYGDPITVKVPNFIGQTKDDIAKQFYPFRIEWHGEGTKIGNQLPEVDSVIKQDGTIHLYLEN
- the mraY gene encoding phospho-N-acetylmuramoyl-pentapeptide-transferase, whose translation is MKLATTLTILALAFIVTVILAPISIPLLRRLKFGQSIREEGPKSHMKKAGTPTMGGIIFLLSILLTTVGVGSFLDLLTTQTVVLLLVLAGFGLIGLLDDGLKVVFKRNLGLTSLQKLIGQIVIAILAYFLLHVGSFDTTLAIPFTEWTIDLGVFYVAFLIFWLVGFSNAVNLTDGLDGLVAGTASIAFAAFGVIALFQSQADIALFTFAVTGALLGFLLFNANPAKVFMGDTGSLALGGALAMVSVLVKEEFLLLLVGLVFVIETLSVILQVGSFKLRKKRIFKMSPIHHHFELSGWSEWKVVLVFWSTALAVALIAVLSEAF
- the murD gene encoding UDP-N-acetylmuramoyl-L-alanine--D-glutamate ligase translates to MKNYTDLQHKKVLVLGLAKSGVAAAEILHELGAFVTVNDSKPFDESPDAQGLLQKGITVICGRHPEDLLDEGFEIVVKNPGIPYSNRIVADAISRDIPVWTEIELAYLISEAPFIGITGSNGKTTTTTLIFDMLNNGNKNPLIAGNIGTVACGVAKEANEDDIIVTELSSFQLMGTKTFKPKVAILTNLYDAHLDYHGTFDKYAEAKFGVTRNQDDSDYFIYNADQPVVVGYAAQSNAQKVPFSSKGRTADGISADETTIYWQGEPYMERANIALPGKHNLENILAAVAACILVGCDKEKMEEVLATFGGVRHRTQFVREWNGRKIYNDSKATNCLATKSALDAFQAPIILLAGGLDRGHSFEELRPSMNHVKGVVAFGETGLRFVEFAKSCGVEHTVIAQNVEDAVHYAAPMSAEGDIILLSPACASWDQYDSFEIRGDVFIDAVMKL
- the ftsW gene encoding putative lipid II flippase FtsW, whose product is MALLRGKESYLLLVTTLMLSIIGIIFVYSAGTYWSAVHYSGKMPFYMKQSVYFVVAIAVFLITIRLNILREQSFWKMAYIFSLILLVLVLIPGIGLVRNGSQSWIGIGPLTIQPAELAKITVIVYLSHILAQHKTGTMIVNWRHGFILLLPVILIMLQPDFGSVFILVVSVFLLFFVAGYPLKLYAMIMLAGVAGLVGLIATAPYRLKRIEAFLDPWADPLVSGFQAVQSLMAIGPAGIFGHGFGQSRQKFLYLPEPQNDFIYAIILEEVGLIGGLVILMLFVLTIYAGYKFAVQAKNRTSYYAIIGLVTMLMVQAFLNIAVVIGLVPVTGVTLPFISYGGTSLVTMWLIIGIIYQLAK
- a CDS encoding cell division protein FtsQ/DivIB translates to MEKVIDIEDRIPTLKKRRKKRTNRKFIVLILLFFIVLAVLLYFQSPYSNIKKITVNGAKLANEEYYVKASTLTPGKSMWGFKVEDIERILLKDKWVKEVHVKRNWLQGVTIDLKEWKKVAYLAGDGTYYPLLENGKRFEQTGNDTPIDAPVFIGITGEKTINKLVEQLAQLKPEVLALISQVNTNSNDANPNAVKLYMNDGYEVRAVIQTLAEKLNYYPSIVAQIANLEKGVIDLEVGSYYRPFNEEYNKIDIDMEANADGELVNQEVTEDEQQEE
- a CDS encoding DUF881 domain-containing protein — its product is MNNKKNSKGNFFTRKQFELLIVCVTTGFIIGYSYNQAKDNREAGAIDSELFEQEDSYREELITQQERNKELTEELNTLQEQIRKYEKSFASNEKDYKKLVEQAEDLRLLLGELKSEGKGIRITLQDGDYDPKSLNPNDYIVHESHVFKLMNELKISGAQAIAINGQRVMANSYIRCNGPVITIDGTQHPAPFVIEAVGDSETLMASLNLSGGVVDQLLNDNIVVSLEENQKLTMPKVKVES
- a CDS encoding DUF881 domain-containing protein codes for the protein MQRNMYTRITFVLFIIGLMIAVQYNTIQKPAERDTRDIWAIREELALEKQRHSALLAEIRSLHEVVDRYEQSEKVNQQAALNETLNRLKLQAGLTEIMGPGVRLRVEPAPELIEMGYEIKEISPDLLTQLLNALFKNDATSVSIDGNRVVQTTAIRDINGKTTVNSIPLSSPSFKIEVGTSDFKAAQKLYNSLQASTFIDSFYLDNFNLVIEDPTEQLQIPAFDQPLTNDYLTEVKKGD
- a CDS encoding small basic family protein, with the translated sequence MWLPFLGLIFGLALGLLTNIQIPSMYENYLSIAVLAALDTLFGGIRAQLQQVYDDKVFVSGFFFNIVLAAGLAFIGVNLGIDLYLAAIFAFGVRLFQNIAIIRRILLTRIDEKRHKRKKTSIE
- the ftsA gene encoding cell division protein FtsA — protein: MNQQDLYISLDIGSSSIKVLIGEMSDGQLHVIGVGNVKSNGVRKGAIVDIDATVQSIRKAVEQAERMTGYQIHEVVLGVPANQTMLQLVKGVVAVNSENREITDDDLDRVVESAQVMSIPPERELVNIIPRQFIVDNLDEIKDPRGMIGIRLEMDATMITTSKTLLHNVLRCVERAGLSIREIYLQPLASGYFALTEDEKNQGTAFIDLGGGSTTIAVFEEGLLTHTGVLPVGGDHITKDISIVLKTPTEQAEQIKHQYGHAFYDDASDDELFEVPIVGTDSTDQYSQRYISEIIGARLEELLELVIDELARLGVRDLPGGVVITGGVAKLEGIAQLARQILQTRVRIYTPDYIGVREPSFATAVGLIRYAYLEDDFYGKSSNTQPIEYAVVGAQPTISKKQEYSAPSEPKESVIGRAKKLFDKFFD
- the ftsZ gene encoding cell division protein FtsZ — protein: MLEFDTSVDELAVIKVIGVGGGGNNAVNRMIEHGVQGVDFIAVNTDAQALNLSKAEVKLQIGAKLTRGLGAGANPEVGKKAAEESREQLEEVLRGADMVFVTAGMGGGTGTGAAPVIAQIARELGALTVGVVTRPFTFEGRKRQTQAIGGIGGMKESVDTLIVIPNDKLLQIVDKSTPMLEAFREADNVLRQGVQGISDLIATPGLINLDFADVKTIMSNKGSALMGIGIATGENRASEAAKKAISSPLLESSIDGAKGVLMNITGGSNLSLFEVQEAADIVASASDEEVNMIFGSVINENLKDEIIVTVIATGFSEEALQQQRNTTKPSLNINRQSAPQQQAPIREQRQEMHVQQEQPRQNQQHYAQDDMLEVPAFLRNRKNRG